One window of the Haloarcula halobia genome contains the following:
- a CDS encoding ABC transporter permease, which translates to MSSGRTGFGTASEILTGREMSARDFVGDYFPWMLVVAIYLVAGVFYRDLFAVDTLESVIVQSTTVIILAIGMAFTLVVAEIDLSIVSALLFAPLMGLFAVQAGAPMVVGLLVTALVGLLIGAWNGIVITKVGVPSLIQTLASWWILQGAVLSLTQGRSIADFPDLYYQVGSGSVGPFRNILFVTLAVVLIAWYYSTHVVSGRRLFLVGGDPDAAQRMGIDVSKYKMHAFLISGLFAAIGGFVLITRVGVLSSGTGTNLLMPAIAAPVIAGISLFGGTGKIINVPAGALLVQVILTITRVAGVSGYEFQLAQGILVFVAVVLMELKRRDKLFGGWT; encoded by the coding sequence ATGTCTTCAGGCAGGACCGGCTTCGGGACCGCTAGTGAGATTCTGACAGGCAGAGAGATGAGCGCGAGGGACTTCGTCGGCGATTACTTCCCCTGGATGCTCGTCGTCGCGATCTACCTCGTCGCGGGGGTCTTCTACAGGGACCTGTTCGCGGTGGACACGCTCGAGAGCGTCATCGTCCAGAGTACCACCGTCATCATCCTCGCCATCGGGATGGCGTTCACGCTGGTCGTGGCCGAGATCGACCTCTCGATCGTGAGCGCGCTCCTCTTTGCGCCCCTGATGGGGCTTTTCGCGGTCCAGGCCGGCGCACCGATGGTAGTCGGGTTACTCGTCACCGCGCTGGTCGGCCTGTTGATCGGCGCCTGGAACGGGATCGTCATCACGAAAGTGGGGGTCCCGTCGCTCATCCAGACGCTCGCCTCCTGGTGGATACTCCAGGGTGCCGTCCTGTCTCTCACCCAGGGTCGATCGATAGCGGACTTCCCCGACCTGTACTACCAGGTCGGGAGCGGGTCGGTCGGACCGTTCCGTAACATCCTTTTTGTCACACTCGCCGTGGTGCTGATCGCGTGGTACTACAGCACGCACGTCGTGAGCGGACGGCGCCTCTTTCTCGTCGGCGGGGACCCCGATGCGGCCCAGCGGATGGGTATCGACGTCTCGAAGTACAAGATGCACGCCTTCCTCATCAGCGGCCTGTTCGCCGCCATCGGTGGGTTCGTACTCATCACCCGGGTCGGCGTCCTCTCGTCGGGGACCGGGACGAACTTGCTCATGCCCGCCATCGCGGCACCCGTCATCGCCGGGATTTCGCTGTTCGGCGGCACGGGGAAGATCATCAACGTCCCGGCGGGTGCACTCCTCGTCCAGGTCATCCTGACGATCACCCGCGTCGCTGGGGTCAGCGGTTACGAGTTCCAGCTCGCCCAGGGGATACTCGTCTTCGTGGCGGTCGTGCTGATGGAACTCAAGCGCCGCGACAAGCTCTTTGGAGGGTGGACCTGA
- a CDS encoding substrate-binding domain-containing protein, with the protein MANDSNDRFSRINRRSFIKSAGVASAVALAGCSSDGGSGGDGGSGGDGGSGGDGGSGGDGGDGGSGGDGGDGGSTQSLEWEHGKSIHYIGPPTESTWWRLMPAGHAIEAHKNGWDFSFTAPGWDPAQVNDQITNYAQSKDALIVNPVAYQSHVQTIERAKKEYNTPVVGNKDLVGGAVSHNIQSADYELAELMVEDAINFLDENRGGRQGKTIVHFQGNPDFTGWRRRMEQVRESMKNYPDVEYVEVATDGTVAGWADSARTYFSSNTADAVISDSSGAYTRGIMNAMAANDMLYYKGHEDHIYVGGIDGYPSALQYIRKGLQDLDATQVPINITQNISKIFYEQILDPSVQQSGKEIPQAEVGTEVTSVTDPVDVYWGPGDSITLEMADDFDVPIANAPPEVYGIRADNVNTENHWGNVFPAIMERTDMMDVSFDVGNQQPDEYAGLVDEFEENLEGGQYGETLDYLSQF; encoded by the coding sequence ATGGCGAATGACAGTAACGACCGGTTCTCCCGGATCAACAGGCGATCGTTCATAAAGAGCGCAGGCGTGGCGTCTGCCGTTGCACTCGCTGGCTGTTCGAGCGACGGCGGCAGTGGCGGCGACGGCGGCAGTGGCGGCGACGGCGGCAGTGGCGGCGACGGCGGCAGTGGCGGTGACGGCGGCGACGGCGGCAGTGGCGGTGACGGCGGCGACGGCGGGTCGACCCAGAGCCTCGAGTGGGAACACGGAAAATCCATCCACTACATCGGCCCACCGACAGAGTCGACGTGGTGGCGGCTGATGCCGGCCGGACACGCGATCGAGGCGCACAAGAACGGCTGGGATTTCTCGTTTACCGCGCCCGGATGGGACCCCGCGCAGGTGAACGACCAGATCACCAACTACGCCCAGAGCAAGGACGCGCTCATCGTCAATCCGGTCGCGTACCAGTCCCACGTCCAGACCATCGAGCGCGCCAAGAAGGAGTACAACACGCCCGTCGTCGGGAACAAGGACCTGGTCGGGGGCGCCGTCTCGCACAACATCCAGTCCGCTGACTACGAGCTCGCCGAACTGATGGTCGAGGACGCCATCAACTTCCTCGACGAGAACCGCGGCGGCCGACAGGGCAAGACCATCGTACACTTCCAGGGGAACCCCGACTTCACGGGGTGGCGTCGCCGGATGGAACAGGTCCGAGAGTCGATGAAGAACTACCCGGACGTGGAGTACGTCGAAGTCGCGACCGACGGGACGGTCGCCGGGTGGGCCGACTCGGCCCGGACGTACTTCTCCTCGAACACCGCCGATGCCGTCATCTCCGACAGCTCCGGCGCGTATACGCGTGGCATCATGAACGCCATGGCGGCAAACGACATGCTCTATTACAAGGGCCACGAGGACCACATCTACGTCGGTGGCATCGACGGCTATCCCAGCGCCCTCCAGTACATCAGAAAGGGGCTCCAGGACCTCGACGCGACACAGGTACCGATCAACATCACCCAGAACATCTCGAAGATCTTCTACGAGCAGATACTGGACCCCTCGGTCCAACAGTCCGGGAAGGAGATCCCGCAGGCCGAGGTGGGCACCGAGGTGACGTCCGTGACGGACCCCGTCGACGTCTACTGGGGGCCCGGCGATTCGATCACGCTGGAGATGGCCGACGACTTCGACGTGCCCATCGCGAACGCACCGCCGGAGGTGTACGGCATCAGAGCCGACAACGTCAACACCGAGAACCACTGGGGTAACGTGTTCCCGGCGATCATGGAGCGGACGGACATGATGGACGTCAGCTTCGACGTCGGGAACCAGCAGCCCGACGAATACGCCGGTCTCGTCGACGAGTTCGAGGAGAACCTCGAGGGTGGACAGTACGGCGAGACGCTCGACTACCTGAGCCAGTTCTGA
- a CDS encoding 2,3-butanediol dehydrogenase, producing MRAAQYYGNRDIRVEEVAAPETGPGQVTLDVEAAGICGTDLHEYAAGPILTPSEQPHVVTGETIPVGLGHEMSGVVSDVGAGVSDLEAGQRVTVNPMLPCGECRYCDEGKYNVCEHLGFVGLSGNGGGFAEQVTVPARNVVALPSSVPLEAGALVEPLTVGLHAVRRSPMDAGDSVAVFGSGPIGLAIVQAARAAGAGEIFVSEPNRKRRERSAVVGADRPIDPTDEDPVEVIRSETGSGVEVAFEVAGVEPSYDQALRSTVHDGHLTLVGIYEEPVSFDPNEVVLVERTVGGANAFLGGPLSKREFEMTVSMLDRGELRADPLVTRRIGLDDVVDGFESLLERDNDDVKVLVEP from the coding sequence ATGCGAGCAGCCCAGTACTACGGCAACAGGGATATCCGCGTCGAGGAGGTCGCCGCCCCCGAGACCGGCCCCGGACAGGTGACACTCGACGTCGAGGCCGCCGGTATCTGCGGGACCGACCTCCACGAGTACGCCGCCGGGCCGATACTCACGCCCAGCGAACAGCCCCACGTCGTCACCGGCGAGACCATCCCGGTCGGGCTGGGACACGAGATGAGCGGCGTCGTCAGCGACGTCGGGGCCGGCGTCTCGGACCTCGAAGCGGGCCAGCGCGTCACCGTCAACCCGATGCTGCCGTGTGGCGAGTGTCGATACTGCGACGAGGGGAAGTACAACGTCTGTGAGCACCTCGGGTTCGTCGGACTCTCCGGGAACGGCGGTGGCTTCGCGGAACAGGTCACCGTGCCAGCCCGGAACGTCGTGGCGCTCCCGTCGAGCGTCCCGCTCGAGGCAGGGGCGTTGGTCGAACCGCTCACCGTCGGTCTCCACGCCGTCAGACGGTCGCCGATGGACGCCGGCGATTCGGTCGCCGTCTTCGGGAGCGGCCCCATCGGCCTCGCCATCGTCCAGGCCGCGCGCGCCGCCGGCGCCGGCGAGATATTCGTCTCCGAACCGAACCGGAAGCGCAGAGAGCGAAGCGCCGTGGTGGGCGCGGACCGACCCATCGACCCGACGGACGAGGACCCGGTAGAGGTGATCCGGAGCGAGACCGGGTCGGGCGTCGAGGTCGCGTTCGAGGTCGCCGGCGTCGAGCCGTCCTACGACCAGGCGCTCCGGTCGACCGTACACGACGGCCACCTCACGCTCGTCGGCATCTACGAGGAGCCGGTATCGTTCGACCCCAACGAGGTGGTGCTGGTCGAGCGGACCGTCGGCGGGGCGAACGCGTTCCTCGGCGGGCCGCTGTCGAAACGGGAGTTCGAGATGACGGTCTCGATGCTGGACCGGGGTGAGCTGCGGGCGGACCCCCTCGTGACGAGACGCATCGGTCTCGACGACGTCGTCGACGGGTTCGAGTCGCTCCTGGAGCGCGACAACGACGACGTGAAGGTGCTCGTCGAACCGTAG
- a CDS encoding SDR family NAD(P)-dependent oxidoreductase: protein MAVLDRFRLDGQTAIVTGGNRGIGRGISTSLAEAGANVVIANRDEAAGQEAAEAIADDTGATVEAISVDITDVEEVQALVDATVEEFGDIDVLVNNAGVTLNTPAEEMTLEGWQRVIDINLTGPFNCAKYVGREMIDGDGGSIINVSSISAFMANHPQPQVSYNASKAGLEGFKNQLASEWAEHGIRVNNINPGYVRTEMIDQVLEEDPEMAEAWFDEMLLEEMARPEDIGPLAVFLASEASEYMTGSSVVIDGGYLVQ from the coding sequence ATGGCAGTGCTCGATCGATTCCGACTCGATGGACAGACAGCAATCGTCACCGGCGGGAACCGCGGTATCGGCCGCGGGATATCGACATCGCTCGCGGAGGCGGGTGCGAACGTCGTCATCGCGAACCGCGACGAAGCGGCCGGACAGGAGGCCGCCGAAGCGATCGCCGACGACACCGGCGCGACGGTCGAAGCGATCTCCGTCGACATCACGGACGTCGAGGAGGTCCAGGCGCTCGTCGACGCGACGGTCGAGGAGTTCGGAGACATCGACGTCCTCGTCAACAACGCCGGGGTGACGCTGAACACGCCGGCCGAGGAGATGACCCTCGAGGGGTGGCAGCGGGTCATCGACATCAACCTGACCGGCCCGTTCAACTGCGCGAAGTACGTCGGCCGGGAGATGATCGACGGCGACGGCGGGTCGATAATCAACGTGTCGTCCATCTCTGCGTTCATGGCGAACCACCCGCAGCCACAGGTCTCCTACAACGCCTCGAAGGCCGGGCTGGAGGGCTTCAAGAACCAGCTCGCCTCCGAGTGGGCAGAGCACGGTATCCGTGTCAACAACATCAACCCGGGGTACGTCCGGACGGAGATGATCGATCAGGTCCTCGAGGAAGACCCCGAGATGGCCGAGGCGTGGTTCGACGAGATGCTGCTCGAAGAGATGGCACGACCCGAGGACATCGGTCCCCTGGCAGTCTTCCTCGCCTCCGAGGCGTCGGAGTATATGACCGGGTCGTCCGTCGTCATCGACGGTGGGTACCTGGTCCAGTAG
- a CDS encoding Tm-1-like ATP-binding domain-containing protein — protein sequence MSVVIVGTLDTKGEEIGFARDVIEAEGLDVHLVDVGVMDEPEIEPDTSAAVVAEAGGSSLQALREAGDRGEAVTAMGEGAVAVANRLHDDGTLDGILGLGGSGNTSIATAAMRALPIGVPKLMVSTVASGDTEPYVGCRDVAMLYSVADLEGINQLSRTVIANAALAMVGMASRQPDVDVEDRPTVAITMFGVTTPCVQTAREWLEERGYETIVFHANGTGGRAMEGLIRDGVIDAVLDVTTTEWADEVVGGVLSAGRDRLDAAAEHGLPQVVSTGALDVVNFGPRETVPERFRDRVLHAHNPEVTLMRTTPDEAAEIGTKIAEKLNAAAGPTVLAIPRGGTSMLDSEDGPFHDPAADRALFETIRGALNDRVEIVSVDAHINSTEFAVAIASRLHDLMQGGPVD from the coding sequence ATGAGCGTCGTCATCGTCGGGACGCTTGACACGAAAGGCGAGGAGATCGGGTTCGCGCGCGACGTGATCGAGGCCGAGGGTCTCGACGTCCACCTCGTCGACGTCGGCGTGATGGACGAACCCGAGATCGAACCGGACACCTCGGCAGCGGTCGTCGCGGAGGCCGGCGGGTCGAGTCTCCAGGCGCTTCGCGAGGCGGGGGATCGCGGCGAGGCCGTGACGGCGATGGGCGAGGGGGCGGTCGCTGTCGCGAACCGCCTCCACGACGACGGGACCCTGGACGGTATCCTCGGTCTCGGCGGGTCGGGTAACACGTCCATCGCGACGGCCGCGATGCGGGCCCTGCCGATCGGGGTGCCGAAACTGATGGTCTCGACCGTGGCGTCGGGCGACACCGAACCCTACGTCGGGTGTCGCGACGTCGCCATGCTGTACTCCGTCGCGGACCTCGAGGGTATCAACCAGCTCTCGCGGACGGTGATCGCGAACGCCGCGCTCGCGATGGTCGGCATGGCCTCGAGGCAACCCGACGTCGACGTCGAGGACAGGCCAACCGTCGCCATCACGATGTTCGGCGTCACCACGCCGTGTGTCCAGACTGCCCGTGAATGGCTCGAAGAGCGGGGATACGAGACGATCGTCTTCCACGCGAACGGGACCGGCGGTCGCGCGATGGAGGGGTTGATCCGCGACGGGGTCATCGACGCCGTGCTCGACGTGACGACGACCGAGTGGGCCGACGAGGTGGTCGGTGGGGTCCTGTCGGCCGGCCGGGACCGCCTCGATGCGGCCGCCGAGCACGGTCTCCCGCAGGTCGTCTCGACGGGTGCGCTCGACGTCGTCAACTTCGGGCCCAGAGAGACGGTTCCCGAGAGGTTCCGCGACAGGGTCCTCCACGCGCACAATCCGGAGGTGACGCTGATGCGAACGACTCCGGACGAGGCGGCCGAGATCGGCACGAAGATAGCCGAGAAGCTCAACGCGGCGGCGGGGCCGACGGTGCTCGCGATCCCGCGCGGGGGGACGTCGATGCTCGATTCCGAAGACGGACCGTTTCACGACCCGGCCGCCGACCGGGCGCTCTTCGAAACCATACGCGGCGCGCTGAACGACCGGGTCGAGATCGTGTCGGTCGACGCGCACATCAACAGCACGGAGTTCGCGGTCGCCATCGCCAGCCGTCTCCACGACCTGATGCAGGGCGGCCCGGTCGACTGA
- the dmpG gene encoding 4-hydroxy-2-oxovalerate aldolase, translating to MTDRDVRLVDMTLRDGMHAVDHSFTPEEMADVAAALDEASMDVVEVSHGDGMGGSSINYGFSAAETGEYLDAVVPQLTDTKLSVLLLPGIGTVEELDLAVDRGADVCRIATHVTEADVSQEHFEYVTDRGLEATGLLMLSHMAAPETVLEQAKLMEEYGADAVYVMDSAGAMLPSDVRDRVGLLADELSIDVGFHAHDNLGLAIGNTLAGIEAGATTIDGCLRGLGAGSGNAQMEVLVGVLEKAGYEVTPDFFGVMDAAEDVLVPMISDDEMPEIDNDSLLLGYAGVYSSFLRHTRRAGEKYGIDPREILLELGEMEVVGGQEDLITDVASRLADERDAAAGSDD from the coding sequence ATGACTGACCGGGACGTCAGACTGGTCGACATGACGCTGCGGGACGGGATGCACGCCGTCGACCACTCGTTTACCCCCGAGGAGATGGCCGACGTCGCCGCCGCACTCGACGAGGCGTCGATGGACGTCGTCGAGGTCTCCCACGGCGACGGGATGGGCGGGTCCTCGATCAACTACGGGTTCTCGGCCGCCGAGACCGGCGAGTACCTCGACGCGGTGGTACCCCAGCTGACCGACACGAAACTGTCCGTCTTGCTGCTCCCGGGCATCGGCACCGTCGAGGAACTGGACCTGGCGGTCGACCGCGGCGCGGACGTCTGTCGCATCGCCACCCACGTGACGGAGGCCGACGTCTCCCAGGAACACTTCGAGTACGTCACCGACCGCGGGCTGGAGGCGACCGGCCTCCTGATGCTGTCGCACATGGCGGCACCCGAGACCGTCCTCGAGCAGGCCAAGCTGATGGAGGAGTACGGGGCCGACGCCGTCTACGTCATGGACTCGGCGGGGGCGATGCTCCCCAGCGACGTCCGCGACCGGGTGGGACTGCTCGCCGACGAGCTCTCCATCGACGTCGGCTTCCACGCCCACGACAACCTGGGGCTTGCCATCGGGAACACCCTCGCCGGCATCGAAGCGGGCGCGACGACCATCGACGGGTGCCTGCGCGGCCTGGGCGCCGGCTCGGGCAACGCCCAGATGGAGGTGCTGGTCGGCGTCCTTGAGAAGGCCGGCTACGAGGTCACGCCGGACTTCTTCGGCGTCATGGACGCGGCCGAGGACGTCCTCGTGCCGATGATATCCGACGACGAGATGCCCGAGATCGACAACGACTCGCTGCTGCTGGGATACGCCGGCGTCTACTCGTCGTTCCTCCGCCACACCCGCCGCGCCGGCGAGAAGTACGGCATCGATCCGCGCGAGATCCTGCTGGAACTGGGCGAGATGGAGGTCGTCGGCGGCCAGGAGGACCTGATCACCGACGTCGCCTCCCGCCTCGCCGACGAACGGGACGCGGCCGCCGGGTCCGACGACTGA
- a CDS encoding acetaldehyde dehydrogenase (acetylating) yields the protein MAVKAAIVGPGNIGTDLMYKILDRGDAIELERMIGIFPVEESEGLQAAVDNDVAVGTEGIDSVREHADEFDVVFEATSAHVHRENAPVYEDLGLFAIDMTPAAVGPYTVPVVNLDDVVGETDNVNMVTCGGQATIPLVYAVDRVADVEYAEMISHIASKSAGPGTRQNIDSFTQTTADGLETVGGAREGKAIITLNPAEPPIMMRNTVHTQVHEDTDVDAVRDSIGRMESEIQTYVPGYEVTMEPEVKTGDDVAFDLGDAIILTTMLEVEGEGQHLPPYAGNLDIMTSAALGTGERIAEQGLLDGTTREVAHD from the coding sequence ATGGCGGTCAAAGCAGCAATCGTCGGTCCAGGTAACATCGGGACCGATCTGATGTACAAGATACTCGACCGTGGAGACGCGATCGAGCTCGAGCGGATGATCGGCATCTTCCCCGTCGAGGAGTCCGAGGGGCTCCAGGCGGCCGTCGACAACGACGTCGCCGTCGGCACCGAGGGCATCGACAGCGTCAGGGAACACGCCGACGAGTTCGACGTCGTCTTCGAGGCGACGAGCGCACACGTCCATCGGGAGAACGCGCCGGTCTACGAGGACCTGGGCCTGTTCGCGATCGACATGACGCCCGCGGCGGTGGGCCCGTACACCGTCCCGGTCGTCAACTTAGACGACGTCGTCGGCGAGACGGACAACGTCAACATGGTCACGTGTGGCGGGCAGGCGACGATCCCCCTCGTCTACGCCGTCGACCGGGTGGCCGACGTGGAGTACGCCGAGATGATCTCACACATCGCCTCCAAGAGCGCGGGGCCGGGGACCCGACAGAACATCGACTCGTTCACACAGACCACGGCCGACGGCCTGGAGACGGTCGGCGGCGCACGGGAGGGGAAGGCGATAATCACCCTCAATCCGGCCGAGCCACCGATCATGATGCGCAACACGGTCCACACCCAGGTCCACGAAGACACCGACGTCGACGCGGTCCGGGACTCCATCGGGCGGATGGAATCGGAGATACAGACCTACGTACCGGGCTACGAGGTGACGATGGAACCGGAGGTCAAGACGGGCGACGACGTGGCCTTCGACCTCGGGGACGCCATCATCCTGACGACGATGCTCGAAGTCGAGGGCGAGGGCCAGCACCTGCCCCCCTACGCCGGCAACCTCGACATCATGACCAGCGCGGCCCTGGGGACCGGCGAACGCATCGCCGAACAGGGCTTGCTCGACGGGACGACCCGGGAGGTGGCCCATGACTGA
- a CDS encoding HpcH/HpaI aldolase family protein — MPPRSLKQRLADGETVVGTFVNVDSPAVTEAATLAGLDFTIIDQEHGPLTAETSLSMCMGAEVGGGAPIVRVRGNEAPEIQRALDVGAEGVQIPQVESRADAEAAVEAARFAPEGGRGLSPYVRAGEYGLQDDYTGTQNERTLLIVHVEGQDGIDNLDAILAVDGIDVIFLGPYDLSQALGVPGEVTSEQVVETMSDICDRARAADTVVGAYADTPAIANQWIESGVQYVAVSVDCSLLQDRFAEVADAVDN, encoded by the coding sequence ATGCCTCCTCGAAGTCTCAAGCAGCGCCTCGCGGACGGAGAAACGGTCGTCGGGACGTTCGTCAACGTCGACTCGCCCGCAGTCACCGAAGCGGCGACGCTGGCCGGACTCGACTTCACGATAATCGACCAGGAGCACGGCCCGTTGACCGCCGAGACGAGCCTCTCGATGTGCATGGGCGCCGAGGTGGGCGGCGGCGCACCGATAGTCCGCGTCAGAGGTAACGAGGCGCCGGAGATACAGCGCGCACTCGACGTCGGGGCCGAGGGCGTCCAGATTCCACAGGTAGAGAGCCGGGCCGACGCCGAGGCAGCGGTCGAGGCCGCCCGGTTCGCCCCGGAGGGCGGACGGGGGCTCTCCCCGTACGTGCGCGCCGGCGAGTACGGGTTGCAGGACGACTACACGGGGACCCAGAACGAACGGACCCTGCTGATAGTCCACGTCGAGGGCCAGGACGGTATCGACAACCTGGACGCCATCCTCGCCGTCGACGGCATCGACGTGATATTCCTGGGTCCGTACGACCTCTCCCAGGCACTCGGCGTGCCCGGCGAGGTCACCTCAGAGCAGGTCGTCGAGACGATGAGCGATATCTGTGACCGCGCCCGGGCGGCCGACACCGTCGTCGGCGCCTACGCCGACACGCCGGCCATCGCCAACCAGTGGATCGAGAGCGGCGTCCAGTACGTCGCCGTCTCGGTGGACTGTTCGCTGCTGCAGGACCGCTTCGCCGAGGTCGCGGACGCCGTCGACAACTGA
- a CDS encoding IclR family transcriptional regulator yields MGKKAKHPVQTTAKTLEIIEAIKSLGGAGVTELADEVAMGKSAVHNHLSTLEEYEYVSKVDGEYSLGLRFLEIGGYTRKEMDLFGIAKPQVDELAEETGELVNVAVEEHGRCVYLYRSRGTKAVNLDIYAGLRAAMNTTALGKSMLAHMPDERVDEILAEESFDPATANSITDPAELREEFSQIRDQGYAVDDEELMKGLRCVSAPILSDEEVVGAISISAPTSRLKGKRLEEQFPDQVISAANVIELNIAHS; encoded by the coding sequence ATGGGAAAAAAAGCCAAACACCCGGTCCAGACGACCGCGAAAACCCTCGAGATCATCGAGGCGATCAAATCCCTGGGCGGCGCGGGGGTGACGGAACTGGCAGACGAGGTAGCGATGGGAAAGAGTGCGGTCCACAACCACCTCAGCACGCTCGAGGAGTACGAGTACGTGAGCAAGGTGGACGGCGAGTACTCGCTGGGCCTGCGGTTCCTCGAGATCGGCGGGTACACCCGCAAGGAGATGGATCTGTTCGGAATCGCCAAGCCACAGGTCGACGAACTCGCCGAAGAGACGGGAGAACTGGTCAACGTCGCCGTCGAGGAACACGGCCGCTGTGTCTATCTCTACCGGTCGCGCGGGACCAAGGCGGTGAACCTCGACATCTACGCCGGCCTCCGGGCCGCGATGAACACGACGGCACTCGGGAAGTCGATGCTGGCCCACATGCCCGACGAGCGAGTCGACGAGATACTGGCCGAGGAATCGTTCGACCCCGCGACGGCGAACTCGATCACGGACCCGGCGGAGTTACGTGAGGAGTTCTCCCAGATCAGGGACCAGGGCTACGCCGTCGACGACGAGGAGCTGATGAAGGGGCTCCGCTGTGTCTCGGCCCCCATTCTCTCGGACGAGGAGGTCGTCGGCGCCATCAGTATCTCGGCGCCGACGAGCCGCCTCAAGGGGAAACGCCTCGAGGAGCAGTTCCCCGACCAGGTCATCAGCGCGGCCAACGTCATCGAGCTGAATATCGCACACTCGTAA
- a CDS encoding HpcH/HpaI aldolase family protein, translating into MRDKCLQTVTADSDPLIGSWAAVPHPLSVEMAANAGYDFVALDAEHTPMSYETMEHMLRGADGETETLVRVPDGDPTTLKRTLDLDPDGVLVPMVETAAEAERIVDACRYPPDGTRGIGPWRATGYTTTLVEHLAAGDDSFVTHVQLESRRAVENAADIAAVDGIDGVFVGPLDLSLSMDCFGEWESDEFLAAVEAVFSAARAEGVTTGTLATSAAEREQRLDWDVDYVATGVDLMHLAQGLDETLEHSRDVVDSG; encoded by the coding sequence ATGCGTGACAAGTGCCTGCAGACGGTGACTGCAGACTCGGATCCGTTGATCGGCAGCTGGGCGGCCGTCCCCCACCCGCTATCGGTCGAGATGGCCGCCAACGCTGGCTACGACTTCGTCGCTCTCGACGCGGAGCACACGCCGATGTCCTACGAGACGATGGAACACATGCTCCGCGGGGCCGACGGTGAGACGGAGACGCTGGTCCGCGTCCCCGACGGCGACCCGACCACGTTGAAGCGGACGCTCGACCTGGACCCGGACGGGGTCCTGGTCCCGATGGTCGAGACGGCGGCCGAAGCGGAACGAATCGTCGACGCGTGCCGGTATCCCCCGGACGGCACCCGGGGCATCGGCCCCTGGCGGGCCACGGGGTACACGACGACGCTGGTCGAGCATCTGGCGGCGGGGGACGATTCGTTCGTCACGCACGTCCAGCTCGAGTCGCGCCGGGCGGTGGAGAACGCCGCCGACATCGCCGCCGTCGACGGCATCGACGGTGTCTTCGTCGGGCCACTCGATCTCTCGCTGTCGATGGACTGTTTCGGCGAGTGGGAGAGCGACGAGTTCCTCGCGGCCGTCGAGGCTGTCTTTTCGGCCGCCCGGGCGGAAGGCGTCACGACCGGGACGCTCGCGACGAGCGCGGCCGAACGCGAACAGCGCCTGGACTGGGACGTCGATTACGTCGCGACCGGCGTCGACCTGATGCACCTCGCGCAGGGACTCGACGAGACCCTCGAGCACAGTCGGGACGTCGTCGATTCCGGGTAA
- a CDS encoding cyclase family protein, whose protein sequence is MFEPEEIIDLSNPVEDGMPVWPTFPEVQLTKTAWASRDAYTMERLEMRTHTGTHVDSPRHFIPEGKTLDDFPVSKFMGPGVAVDLTPKEPEEAITVDDLEQYDDEINEGEVVMLHTAWDQYYGNSPEYAFEFPYLTAEAAEWLGERGPKAVGTEGASVGGWTGEVPGHGPATDVGADESHLPLLENDIIPVEEVRNLDKVLDGADSRRAYFFYPPLNLQGTSGSSVRAFAFL, encoded by the coding sequence ATGTTCGAACCAGAGGAAATCATCGACCTGAGCAATCCGGTGGAAGACGGCATGCCGGTGTGGCCGACGTTCCCCGAGGTCCAGCTGACCAAGACCGCCTGGGCCTCCAGAGACGCCTACACGATGGAGCGCCTGGAGATGCGCACGCACACCGGGACCCACGTCGACTCGCCGCGCCACTTCATCCCGGAGGGCAAGACGCTCGACGACTTCCCGGTGAGCAAGTTCATGGGGCCGGGCGTGGCCGTCGACCTGACGCCCAAGGAACCCGAGGAGGCCATCACGGTCGACGACCTGGAACAGTACGACGACGAGATCAACGAGGGCGAGGTCGTGATGCTCCACACCGCGTGGGACCAGTACTACGGCAACTCGCCGGAGTACGCCTTCGAGTTCCCGTATCTCACCGCCGAGGCCGCCGAGTGGCTCGGGGAGCGGGGGCCCAAGGCGGTCGGCACCGAAGGCGCGAGCGTCGGCGGGTGGACCGGCGAGGTGCCGGGTCACGGGCCGGCGACGGACGTCGGGGCCGACGAGTCACACCTGCCGCTGCTCGAAAACGACATCATCCCCGTCGAGGAGGTCCGGAACCTCGATAAGGTGCTGGACGGCGCCGATTCCCGGCGCGCGTACTTCTTCTACCCGCCGCTGAACCTGCAGGGGACGAGCGGGTCCTCGGTCCGGGCCTTCGCGTTCCTCTGA